From Chryseobacterium sp. IHB B 17019, one genomic window encodes:
- the msrB gene encoding peptide-methionine (R)-S-oxide reductase MsrB — MENEAKNNPYYSRTNTTKLDISNDEWKKILAPDLYTIAREAATERPFTGKYNEFDELGEYYCAVCGNHLFRSTSKFSSSCGWPSFFEADKEGVYYKRDTAYGMERVEVLCKRCDSHLGHVFDDGPKPTGLRYCMNSISLEFVPDSEK; from the coding sequence ATGGAAAACGAAGCAAAAAACAATCCATATTATTCAAGGACAAATACTACAAAACTGGATATTTCTAATGATGAATGGAAGAAAATCCTTGCTCCCGATTTATATACCATCGCGAGAGAGGCTGCAACGGAAAGGCCTTTTACCGGAAAGTATAATGAATTTGATGAATTGGGAGAGTATTATTGTGCGGTTTGTGGTAATCATTTGTTCCGTTCGACCTCAAAATTTTCCAGCAGTTGCGGTTGGCCAAGTTTCTTTGAAGCCGATAAAGAAGGAGTGTATTATAAAAGAGATACAGCCTACGGAATGGAGAGAGTAGAGGTACTTTGTAAAAGATGTGATTCACATTTGGGACACGTTTTTGACGATGGGCCGAAACCGACGGGACTGCGTTACTGTATGAATTCGATCAGCTTGGAATTCGTCCCGGACTCGGAAAAGTAA
- a CDS encoding DUF445 domain-containing protein gives MNDEAKRKQLRKYKAFATGLFVLMAVIFIIMTILQKTNDSHWIGYVRAFSEAAMVGALADWFAVTALFRHPLGLPIPHTNLIENSKEKLGDNLGSFVVSNFLSPQNIRPYIQKLKISNFVGEWLGKEKNQEVLIKNLSDIVLDILNKLDDSEVSHFISKKVTEMTDNIKFNAILGNGINYLLDKNDHQKIITNLSSQIKNYIIENDEMIQERVKKGSYSFIPSFVDNKIADKIASGLADFFKEVEEDPEHEIRSLITKRIYEFSVDLKEDPKWEDEFKDIKNNLLKNDKLDEYSNDIWISIKNTLKKELQDDESSLKNYLTKNLNEFSQNLKTDENLQNKIDHWVRVTAYKYILKNTHQFGSLISSTVGNWQGKELSEKLELEVGKDLQFIRVNGTLVGGLVGLLIYTIAHFFL, from the coding sequence ATGAATGATGAAGCAAAAAGAAAACAGCTAAGAAAATATAAGGCATTTGCCACAGGATTGTTTGTTTTGATGGCGGTGATTTTTATTATCATGACGATTCTTCAAAAAACGAATGATTCACATTGGATTGGCTATGTGCGGGCTTTCTCGGAAGCGGCAATGGTAGGTGCTTTGGCAGACTGGTTCGCGGTTACTGCACTTTTCCGCCATCCGCTTGGATTACCGATTCCGCATACCAATTTAATTGAAAACAGTAAAGAAAAGTTAGGTGATAATCTGGGAAGTTTTGTGGTGAGCAACTTCCTTTCACCACAAAATATCCGTCCGTATATTCAAAAATTAAAGATCTCAAATTTTGTCGGAGAATGGCTTGGAAAGGAGAAAAATCAGGAAGTTTTGATTAAAAATCTCTCGGATATTGTTTTAGACATTCTGAATAAGCTGGATGATTCTGAAGTAAGCCATTTTATCAGCAAAAAAGTTACGGAGATGACTGATAATATTAAGTTTAACGCTATTCTCGGAAACGGAATCAATTATCTTTTAGACAAAAATGATCACCAGAAAATCATCACAAATCTTTCATCTCAAATTAAAAATTACATCATCGAAAATGATGAAATGATTCAGGAGCGAGTGAAAAAAGGTAGTTATTCTTTCATACCGTCTTTTGTAGATAACAAAATTGCTGATAAAATTGCGAGCGGACTTGCAGATTTTTTTAAAGAAGTGGAAGAAGATCCTGAACATGAAATCAGAAGTTTAATTACAAAAAGGATTTACGAATTTTCCGTTGATTTAAAAGAAGATCCGAAATGGGAAGACGAGTTTAAAGACATCAAAAACAATCTCCTGAAAAATGATAAGCTGGATGAATACTCCAATGACATCTGGATTTCCATTAAAAATACATTGAAAAAAGAACTACAGGACGATGAATCTTCATTAAAAAATTATTTAACTAAAAACCTGAATGAATTTTCACAAAATCTTAAAACTGACGAAAATCTTCAAAATAAAATCGATCATTGGGTTCGTGTAACGGCTTACAAATACATTCTTAAAAATACCCATCAGTTTGGAAGTCTTATCAGCTCGACCGTTGGGAACTGGCAGGGAAAAGAACTAAGCGAAAAGCTGGAGCTGGAAGTTGGGAAAGATCTCCAGTTCATCCGGGTCAACGGAACTTTGGTCGGCGGATTGGTTGGGTTGCTCATTTATACAATTGCTCATTTCTTCCTCTGA
- a CDS encoding quinone-dependent dihydroorotate dehydrogenase yields MYKSLIRPILFKFDPEEVHYFTFSMLKNFSFLAKLFLPKPVEDKRLEREVFGLKFKNPVGLAAGFDKNAVLFNELSDLGFGFIEIGTLTPKGQPGNDKKRLFRLMEDSAIINRMGFNNDGVDAAVERLKKNKNVLIGGNIGKNKVTPNEEAVNDYKICFEKLFPYVDYFVVNVSSPNTPNLRELQDKEPLTQLLGTLQQMNSEKSNPKPILLKIAPDLTDDQLLDIIDIVKDTKIAGVIATNTTLSRDGLTSENKSEMGGLSGKPLTKRSTEVIRFLSEKSNRAFPIIGVGGIHTAKDAIEKLDAGASLIQLYTGFIYEGPELINEINKELLKRASRLPR; encoded by the coding sequence ATGTACAAATCGCTTATTCGTCCTATTCTTTTTAAATTCGATCCCGAAGAAGTTCATTATTTTACATTTTCGATGCTTAAGAATTTTTCTTTTTTAGCAAAACTTTTCCTTCCAAAACCTGTTGAAGACAAAAGATTAGAAAGAGAAGTTTTTGGATTAAAATTTAAAAATCCGGTGGGTTTAGCTGCCGGTTTTGATAAAAATGCAGTGCTTTTCAACGAACTTTCAGATCTTGGTTTCGGGTTTATAGAAATCGGGACTTTGACGCCAAAGGGTCAACCCGGAAACGATAAAAAGAGATTATTCCGTTTGATGGAAGATTCTGCGATCATCAACAGAATGGGTTTCAATAATGATGGAGTAGATGCGGCTGTTGAAAGGCTAAAGAAAAATAAAAACGTCCTGATCGGCGGAAATATCGGTAAAAATAAAGTGACTCCGAACGAAGAAGCAGTCAACGACTACAAAATCTGTTTCGAGAAACTTTTCCCGTATGTGGATTATTTTGTGGTGAATGTAAGTTCCCCGAACACGCCAAATCTTCGCGAATTACAGGATAAAGAGCCTTTAACTCAATTGTTGGGAACTTTACAGCAAATGAATTCAGAAAAATCAAATCCAAAACCTATTCTATTGAAAATAGCTCCGGATTTGACGGATGATCAGCTTTTAGATATCATTGATATTGTAAAAGATACAAAAATAGCAGGAGTAATTGCTACAAACACTACGCTTTCTCGTGATGGATTAACTTCAGAAAATAAATCCGAAATGGGCGGGCTTTCCGGAAAACCTTTAACCAAAAGATCAACAGAAGTGATTCGTTTTCTTTCCGAAAAAAGCAACAGAGCTTTCCCGATCATTGGAGTTGGTGGAATTCATACGGCAAAAGATGCGATCGAAAAACTGGATGCCGGAGCAAGTTTGATTCAATTATACACTGGATTTATTTACGAAGGCCCGGAATTGATTAATGAAATCAACAAAGAGCTTTTAAAAAGAGCAAGCAGATTACCGAGATAA
- a CDS encoding pseudouridine synthase, with product MLEILYRDEHLIAINKPSGLLVHKSFYSGEADTYAIQELRKQIGQKVFPVHRLDRKTSGVLLFTLNKDTLRTMSDQFATRQVEKKYLAILRGWTKEEETIDYDLVNENEVKQNAITYYHRLQTSEIDLPFLKHQTSRYCLVEAIPETGRFHQLRKHFKHILHPILGCRKHGCNKQNKLWLQTFGITKMTLHAHQLVFNHPVSNERITVNATIDEEFKRVGDILNFDLSMYG from the coding sequence ATGTTAGAAATTCTTTATCGCGACGAGCATCTTATTGCCATTAATAAACCAAGCGGATTATTGGTTCATAAATCTTTTTATTCCGGAGAAGCTGATACCTATGCTATTCAGGAATTGAGAAAGCAGATTGGGCAAAAAGTTTTTCCTGTACATCGATTAGATAGAAAAACTTCTGGCGTTTTGTTGTTTACTTTAAATAAAGATACCTTGAGAACCATGAGTGATCAATTTGCAACAAGACAAGTTGAAAAGAAATATCTGGCAATTCTTCGAGGCTGGACGAAAGAAGAAGAAACAATTGATTATGATTTGGTTAATGAAAATGAAGTTAAACAAAATGCAATCACTTATTATCATCGTCTACAGACTTCGGAAATAGATCTGCCTTTTTTAAAGCACCAAACTTCGAGATATTGCTTGGTAGAAGCGATTCCTGAAACGGGACGATTTCATCAGTTGAGAAAACATTTTAAACATATTTTACATCCGATTTTAGGCTGTCGTAAACACGGTTGCAATAAACAAAACAAGTTATGGCTTCAAACATTTGGTATCACCAAAATGACGCTTCACGCCCATCAGTTGGTTTTTAATCATCCTGTTTCTAACGAGAGAATTACGGTAAATGCCACTATAGATGAGGAGTTTAAAAGAGTAGGAGATATTCTGAATTTCGATTTGAGCATGTATGGTTAG
- a CDS encoding glycine--tRNA ligase, whose amino-acid sequence MAKQEDVFKKVISHAKEYGFIFPSSEIYDGLSAVYDYGQNGAELKNNIKQYWWKAMVQLNENIVGIDSAILMHPTTWKASGHVDAFNDPLIDNKDSKKRFRADVLVEDYCAKIEDKENKEIEKAAKRFGDSFDKEQFVATNPKVLEYRAKREAILSRLAKSLENEDLADVKSLIEELEIADPDTGSKNWTEVRQFNLMFGTKLGASADSAMDLYLRPETAQGIFVNFLNVQKTSRHRLPFGIAQIGKAFRNEIVARQFIFRMREFEQMEMQFFVAPGTELEFYEQWKQKRLNWHLALGLGNDSYRFHDHEKLAHYANAAADIEFNFPFGFKELEGIHSRTDFDLKAHEEHSGRKLQFFDPERNENYVPYVVETSVGLDRLFLSIFSHCLRDEVLEDGSERTVLSLPPALAPIKAAILPLMKKDGLAEYAENIFNDLKYDFNLFYEEKDAIGKRYRRQDAIGTPYCITIDHDSLMDHTVTIRDRDTMQQERVPVSELRRIIDEKTNFRNLLSKI is encoded by the coding sequence ATGGCAAAGCAAGAAGATGTTTTCAAGAAAGTGATTTCTCACGCTAAAGAATATGGTTTTATTTTCCCTTCCAGTGAGATCTACGACGGTTTATCCGCGGTTTATGATTATGGACAAAACGGTGCCGAACTAAAAAATAATATCAAGCAATATTGGTGGAAAGCGATGGTACAGCTTAACGAAAATATTGTGGGTATTGATTCGGCGATCCTTATGCATCCAACAACCTGGAAAGCATCGGGACACGTAGACGCTTTCAACGATCCATTGATTGACAATAAAGATTCTAAAAAACGTTTCAGAGCAGACGTTTTGGTGGAAGATTACTGCGCCAAAATTGAAGATAAAGAAAACAAGGAAATTGAGAAAGCAGCGAAAAGATTCGGTGATTCTTTCGATAAAGAGCAGTTTGTTGCAACGAATCCAAAAGTGTTGGAATATCGCGCAAAAAGAGAAGCTATTCTTTCAAGACTGGCAAAATCTTTGGAAAATGAAGATCTTGCTGATGTAAAATCTTTAATTGAAGAACTTGAAATTGCTGATCCTGATACCGGCTCTAAAAACTGGACGGAAGTAAGACAATTCAACCTGATGTTCGGAACTAAATTAGGTGCTTCGGCAGATTCTGCGATGGATCTTTATTTAAGACCGGAAACCGCTCAGGGTATTTTTGTCAACTTCTTAAATGTACAAAAAACTTCTCGTCACAGACTTCCTTTTGGTATTGCACAAATCGGAAAAGCATTTAGAAATGAAATCGTTGCAAGACAGTTTATTTTCAGAATGCGTGAATTTGAACAAATGGAAATGCAGTTTTTCGTTGCTCCGGGAACTGAACTGGAATTCTACGAACAATGGAAGCAAAAACGTCTGAACTGGCACTTAGCTTTAGGTTTAGGAAACGACAGTTACAGATTCCATGACCATGAGAAATTGGCGCATTATGCCAATGCTGCGGCTGATATTGAGTTTAATTTCCCATTTGGATTTAAAGAGCTGGAAGGTATTCACTCAAGAACAGATTTTGACTTAAAAGCTCACGAAGAGCATTCAGGAAGGAAACTTCAGTTCTTCGATCCGGAAAGAAATGAAAATTATGTTCCTTATGTTGTGGAAACTTCCGTTGGTTTAGACCGATTATTCCTTTCAATATTCTCTCATTGTTTAAGAGATGAAGTATTGGAAGACGGTTCAGAAAGAACGGTTTTATCATTACCACCGGCTTTAGCGCCAATTAAAGCAGCAATTCTTCCATTAATGAAGAAAGACGGTTTAGCTGAATACGCAGAAAATATCTTCAATGATTTGAAATACGACTTCAATTTATTCTACGAAGAAAAAGATGCCATCGGAAAACGTTACAGAAGACAGGACGCCATCGGAACACCTTATTGCATCACTATCGACCACGATTCTCTTATGGATCACACAGTGACAATCCGAGACAGAGACACGATGCAGCAGGAAAGAGTTCCTGTTTCCGAGCTGAGAAGGATAATCGATGAGAAAACAAACTTCAGAAATTTACTTTCTAAAATATAA
- a CDS encoding serine hydrolase domain-containing protein — MGLIILQGFLILLIVSVILIYILGYGYLFNGISKTYLKGKLSANIDDGKFFTSNLISTGSPKLWEEAAEYNKTDLPKNIVDDLIHSNTASFLVIKNGKLVHEQYWNGYNQLSKTNSFSMAKAVTVMLLGKALEEGKIKNIDEKFSDYFDEFKQKEFGKDLTLRNLAQMESGLNWNEDYKNPFLPNAKAYYGRSLKTATFSRKFKHSPGEQFEYQSGSTQLLGFAVKRAVGQSLASYLSEKFWIPLRMEQNAEWSTDESGMEKTYCCIHSNSRDFAKLGQLFLDNGKVGDQQILNLDFINQMRTPTEKSKEIYGMGFWINNDNPIKHYYFLGLQGQYIIMIPEHNMVIVRTGSYNNLPKTDRGRPDQVKFLVNETVKLFQ; from the coding sequence ATGGGGCTAATCATCTTACAGGGCTTTTTAATTCTCCTTATTGTTTCGGTTATCCTTATTTATATTTTGGGATATGGATATTTATTTAACGGGATTTCTAAAACTTACCTTAAAGGAAAACTAAGCGCCAATATCGATGACGGAAAGTTTTTCACCAGCAACCTCATCTCCACAGGAAGCCCAAAACTCTGGGAAGAGGCTGCTGAATACAATAAAACAGACTTACCTAAAAATATAGTTGATGATTTAATTCATTCCAATACTGCATCATTTCTTGTAATAAAGAACGGAAAATTAGTCCATGAGCAATACTGGAACGGCTATAATCAATTATCAAAAACGAATTCTTTCTCAATGGCGAAAGCTGTTACGGTAATGCTTTTAGGTAAAGCTTTAGAAGAAGGGAAAATAAAAAATATTGATGAAAAATTTTCAGATTATTTTGATGAATTTAAGCAAAAAGAATTCGGAAAGGATTTAACCTTAAGAAATCTTGCTCAAATGGAATCCGGACTAAACTGGAATGAGGATTACAAAAACCCTTTTCTTCCCAACGCCAAAGCTTATTATGGAAGAAGTCTCAAAACCGCTACTTTTTCAAGAAAATTTAAACACAGTCCGGGAGAACAATTTGAATATCAAAGCGGCTCCACACAACTTTTAGGATTTGCAGTAAAAAGAGCTGTCGGGCAATCATTGGCAAGCTATTTATCAGAAAAATTCTGGATCCCGTTGAGAATGGAACAAAATGCAGAATGGAGTACCGATGAAAGCGGAATGGAAAAAACGTACTGCTGTATCCACTCCAACTCAAGGGATTTTGCTAAGCTTGGTCAGTTATTTTTAGACAACGGAAAAGTTGGGGACCAACAAATTTTAAATCTTGATTTTATTAATCAAATGAGAACTCCCACAGAAAAATCTAAAGAAATATATGGAATGGGGTTCTGGATCAATAATGATAATCCTATTAAACATTATTATTTTTTAGGACTTCAAGGTCAATATATCATTATGATTCCTGAACATAATATGGTAATTGTAAGAACAGGAAGCTATAATAATCTGCCTAAAACCGACAGAGGAAGACCCGATCAGGTGAAATTTCTTGTGAATGAAACTGTAAAATTATTTCAATAA
- a CDS encoding YdeI/OmpD-associated family protein has translation MEKYSTKVDEYIEKSQDFAKPILNYLREVVHEFCPDCEEAIKWKFPTFMYKGKILCSVVSFKQYCSMGFWLHDEIKTLREIDTKVEKTNMFSLGKITKIEDLPPKPQLKKIIQEAVELTDMGVKLKKAAPSKVEIEVPEYFQNALNKNKKALEIFGKASPSFRKEYITWILDAKTETTRNKRMEQALEWISEGKGRNWKYKRK, from the coding sequence ATGGAAAAATACAGCACAAAAGTTGATGAATACATTGAAAAATCGCAGGATTTTGCAAAACCTATTTTAAATTATCTCCGTGAAGTGGTTCATGAATTTTGCCCGGATTGCGAAGAAGCGATAAAGTGGAAATTTCCTACATTTATGTATAAAGGAAAAATTCTTTGTTCCGTAGTTTCGTTTAAACAATACTGCAGCATGGGCTTCTGGCTTCATGACGAGATAAAAACATTACGCGAAATAGATACCAAAGTTGAAAAAACCAATATGTTCAGCTTAGGAAAAATCACTAAAATTGAAGACCTTCCTCCAAAACCTCAGCTCAAAAAAATTATTCAGGAAGCAGTGGAATTAACGGATATGGGAGTGAAACTGAAAAAAGCTGCACCTTCAAAAGTTGAAATTGAAGTCCCTGAATATTTTCAAAATGCATTAAATAAGAATAAAAAAGCCCTGGAAATTTTTGGAAAAGCATCACCTTCTTTCCGAAAAGAATACATTACGTGGATTCTTGATGCAAAAACCGAAACTACAAGGAATAAAAGAATGGAACAGGCTCTGGAATGGATTTCCGAAGGAAAAGGACGGAACTGGAAATATAAGAGAAAATGA
- a CDS encoding Y-family DNA polymerase → MYALVDCNNFFVSCERTLDPDLENKPVVVLSNNDGCVVSRSKEAKDLGIPMAAPAFKYKELFKKYDVKCFSAKFELYNFKSQRVIEISTAYVDKADFEVYSIDELFLDLKSFKYINIYDYCINIKNEIQEQENIPVSIGIAPTKTLCKVANRIVKEFPEKFGGVYILDTPDKIEKALKWLNIDDVWGIGRRLAVKMKDNGVYKAWDLLQKPEMWVRKIMGIHGVRMVNELKGIRQLELDAPSPKKSIAVTRSFMEMLTKKEDVRERVETFGMYCSERLRRQNTCCKMVTVFVQTNRFRKDLPEYRNAATRILPNPTNSSILIGRVVNELFEEIFREGFSYKKAGVIVNDFVPEDQRLINLFEEDTQNQHLPVMKAMDAMNKKYGKDKVRLGSMSGENTFGRKQLSPEYEAFLKNNTLTEANFRFH, encoded by the coding sequence ATGTATGCCTTAGTAGATTGCAACAATTTCTTCGTTTCCTGCGAGAGAACGCTCGATCCGGACCTCGAAAATAAACCCGTTGTGGTACTTTCCAACAACGACGGATGTGTTGTGTCCCGAAGCAAAGAGGCAAAAGATCTGGGAATTCCAATGGCGGCTCCGGCCTTTAAGTATAAAGAGCTTTTTAAAAAGTATGATGTAAAATGCTTTTCCGCAAAATTTGAATTATATAATTTTAAAAGCCAGCGTGTTATAGAGATTTCAACAGCGTATGTTGATAAGGCAGATTTTGAAGTTTATTCAATTGATGAATTATTTCTTGACCTTAAAAGCTTTAAATACATTAATATTTACGATTATTGTATCAACATTAAAAATGAAATCCAAGAACAAGAAAATATTCCCGTAAGCATCGGAATTGCACCTACAAAAACCCTGTGTAAAGTAGCCAACAGAATCGTAAAAGAATTTCCGGAAAAGTTTGGAGGAGTTTACATTTTAGACACACCAGATAAAATCGAAAAAGCCTTAAAATGGTTAAACATCGATGATGTCTGGGGAATCGGGCGACGACTGGCCGTAAAAATGAAGGACAACGGCGTTTATAAAGCTTGGGACCTTCTTCAAAAACCTGAAATGTGGGTTCGTAAAATCATGGGAATTCATGGGGTGAGAATGGTGAACGAATTAAAAGGAATCCGCCAGCTCGAGCTGGATGCGCCGTCCCCAAAAAAGTCCATTGCTGTTACCAGAAGCTTCATGGAAATGTTGACCAAAAAAGAAGATGTCCGCGAACGGGTGGAAACCTTCGGGATGTATTGCTCCGAGCGATTGAGAAGACAAAATACCTGTTGTAAAATGGTGACGGTTTTTGTTCAGACGAACCGCTTCAGAAAAGATCTGCCGGAATACAGAAATGCAGCCACGAGAATTCTTCCCAATCCTACAAATTCGTCAATTTTGATTGGCAGGGTAGTGAATGAACTTTTTGAAGAGATCTTTCGAGAAGGTTTTTCTTATAAAAAAGCCGGAGTGATCGTTAATGATTTTGTACCTGAAGATCAGCGATTGATCAATCTTTTTGAAGAGGACACCCAGAATCAACATTTACCCGTAATGAAGGCCATGGATGCAATGAATAAGAAATATGGGAAAGATAAAGTCCGCCTCGGAAGTATGAGCGGAGAAAATACTTTTGGACGCAAACAATTATCCCCAGAATATGAAGCTTTCCTTAAAAACAATACGCTTACAGAGGCTAATTTTCGATTCCACTAA
- a CDS encoding M15 family metallopeptidase, which produces MDKITLQRIERLHPLVREEVKQIIKECDESLKGRAKVRITQGLRTFEEQEKLYAIGRITAGKKVTNAKAGQSIHNYGLAVDICLMIDGKTVSWDTVKDWDNDQVADWYECVKIFAKHGWDWGGNWKIFKDLPHFEKKNIPTKKGVVKTSWRTLQKMKRDKEGYVIL; this is translated from the coding sequence ATGGATAAAATAACATTACAAAGAATCGAGAGGCTTCATCCTTTGGTAAGAGAGGAAGTAAAACAAATTATTAAAGAATGTGACGAATCTCTAAAAGGCAGAGCTAAAGTAAGAATTACACAAGGCTTAAGAACTTTTGAAGAACAGGAAAAACTGTACGCTATCGGAAGAATTACAGCAGGAAAGAAAGTGACCAATGCCAAAGCCGGACAAAGTATTCACAACTACGGATTGGCAGTTGACATCTGTCTGATGATTGACGGGAAAACAGTGAGTTGGGATACGGTAAAAGATTGGGACAATGATCAGGTAGCCGATTGGTATGAATGTGTGAAAATTTTCGCAAAACATGGTTGGGACTGGGGCGGAAACTGGAAAATATTTAAGGATCTTCCCCATTTTGAAAAGAAAAATATTCCGACCAAAAAAGGTGTGGTAAAGACGAGTTGGAGAACGTTGCAGAAGATGAAAAGGGATAAAGAAGGGTATGTAATTCTGTAA